From Ipomoea triloba cultivar NCNSP0323 chromosome 5, ASM357664v1, the proteins below share one genomic window:
- the LOC116020828 gene encoding uncharacterized protein LOC116020828 — MERYKGESSNSSTSSSRMRQCYVYGEWISIQQCECGQEMGLKTSWTNENPGRRYWECSRCKAHSRGFVRWYDPPMCPRSKRIIPGLLKKLNKIEEENAMLKAKLRSGCYCNVLEEVKNKCWSRKCTTMMVVVVVIVLVISFFVVGSNESFGKNVPMLP, encoded by the exons ATGGAAAGATACAAAGGAGAAAGCTCTAATTCTTCGACGTCTTCGAGTAGAATGAGGCAGTGCTACGTTTATGGGGAATGGATTTCAATTCAACAATGCGAATGCGGACAAGAAATGGGTTTGAAGACATCATGGACAAATGAGAATCCAGGCCGGAGATATTGGGAATGTTCAAGATGTAAG GCTCATTCACGTGGGTTTGTGAGGTGGTATGATCCCCCGATGTGCCCTAGGTCAAAGAGGATAATACCCGGGTTATTGAAGAAACTTaacaaaattgaagaagaaaatgcaaTGTTAAAGGCCAAGTTGAGAAGTGGTTGTTATTGTAATGTTTTGGAAGAAGTGAAGAATAAGTGTTGGAGTAGAAAATGTACAACCATGATGGTTGTTGTAGTTGTTATTGTACTGgtaattagtttttttgttGTAGGGAGCAATGAGAGCTTTGGCAAGAATGTGCCTATGCTCCCATAA
- the LOC116018705 gene encoding putative dual specificity protein phosphatase DSP8: protein MKIEELDETGESMCRSESETRLMIVRVDAKRALVGAGARILFYPTLLYNVFRNKIQAEFRWWDQIDQFLLLGAVPFPKDVPRLKKLGVGGVITLNEPYETLVPTSLYRALGIDHLVIPTRDYLFAPSFGDINRAVDFIHKNALSGLTTYVHCKAGRGRSTTIVLCYLVEYKNMTPAEALEYVRSIRPRVLLAPSQWKAVQEFRQWRAASTSSFSPSGDAVLITKADLEGYNSSSDDNIGKELAVVPRMTRTTSPMIARLSCLFSTLKASSSCGPITRQLADARAC from the exons ATGAAGATCGAAGAGTTGGATGAGACCGGTGAGAGCATGTGTAGAAGTGAGAGCGAAACCAGGTTGATGATAGTTCGAGTCGACGCGAAGCGAGCGCTAGTCGGAGCCGGTGCTCGGATCCTCTTCTACCCGACCCTTCTCTACAATGTTTTCCGCAACAAAATTCAGGCTGAGTTTCGATGGTGGGATCAGATTGATCAg TTTCTCTTGCTTGGAGCTGTACCATTTCCAAAGGATGTACCTCGATTAAAGAAGCTTGGAGTTGGTGGTGTAATCACTCTGAATGAGCCATATGAAACTTTGGTTCCGACCTCACTATACCGT GCACTTGGTATAGACCATCTTGTCATTCCAACCAGAGATTATTTGTTTGCCCCTTCATTTGGGGATATTAACCGAGCAGTGGATTTTATTCACA AAAATGCATTGAGTGGTCTGACTACATATGTCCATTGCAAAGCTGGTAGGGGAAGGAGTACAACCATTGTGCTTTGCTATTTG GTGGAGTATAAAAACATGACTCCTGCAGAGGCACTGGAGTATGTTCGCTCAATAAGACCTAGAGTCCTATTGGCTCCTTCTCAGTGGAAG GCAGTTCAAGAATTCAGGCAGTGGCGAGCAGCATCAACTTCTTCATTCTCTCCATCTGGAGATGCTGTACTGATCACAAAAGCAGATCTAGAAGGGTACAATAGCTCTTCCGATGACAACATTGGTAAGGAGCTGGCAGTTGTACCCCGAATGACACGGACGACAAGCCCAATGATAGCAAGGCTATCCTGCCTGTTCTCGACATTGAAAGCTTCAAGCAGTTGCGGGCCAATCACAAGGCAGCTGGCAGACGCCCGCGCTTGCTAG